The bacterium genome includes the window GCTTGACCTGGCTGTGGCCGAACGCCCAGCCGACCAACGCCCGGACGGCTTCGGACGCGTAGCCCTGACGCTGGTGGGCTTCGAGGACGGAATAGCCGATTTCTACGCTGCCGTCGGGATCGGGCCTGCCCTTGAAGCCACCGTTTCCGACTGCGACGAGCTCACCGTCCGAATCGCGCCGCAGGAAGTACCACATACCCCAACCGATGGCATCCGGATTGGCCTCGGCGTGCTCGGTGAACCAGGTCATGGAGGCCTCGTCATTGAGGGGCGGCGGCCACTCCGGGGGAACGCGTGCCCCAATCAGGTCCGCCAAGCGTTTCCTGTCGACCAGTTCGGCCCGCCCACATTCTCCGTCACCCGCGACCAATACGAGGCGCTCGGTCGTCAGTCTTGGCTGGCGAAGATCGGACATCGGCAGAGCGTACACCGCAGAGGCGGACCTGAAAAACCCCGACGGTACGTTACGAGCGCCGTCGGCGCACGATCCGTAGCAACTGCCGGCGGTCGAGCCGGACCTTCGCAACCGGCTTGCCCTCCCGCATCAGGACCGGCACGGTGTCTCCGAAGCGGTCGCTCAACACCCGATCCCTGTCAACGTCTATCAGCTCGTAGCTCAGGCCCAGCGCCGGCAGGACCTCGTCCAGAACGGCCTTCATCTGGTCACAAAGATGGCACCGCTCTCGGGTCAGCAACTCGAATGCTGGGTCTGGCACGGACGGAGTCTACCGGGTGATCAAGAGCCGGCGACTTCCTGGGCCAGCGTCAAGGTGCCTGTTCTTCGAGCGCGACCGGGCATGGTCTCGCGATGCGTTCCTTCGAGGCAAATGGTCGCTCTTCGATGTGGCGGTACCTTCAGCGCAAGATCACGTTGCCGTCGGTGGTCGTGATTCGAATCCTGCCCGCCCCGTCGCCGATCTTGCCGGTTACCCGATCTGCGCGTTCCGAACGAGCGGCGTCCCCACGAGACAAGCGGATGCTGCCGTCGTCGGTCTCGATCGTATAGGTCGCCGAGATCTCGGGGCCGAGCTCGAGCGTGACATCTCCATCCTCGACCTCGATCTCGAGATCCAGATCGGTCGCCGACAGCAGAGCGACATCGACATCGCCGTCGCTCGAGCGGATCTCGAGCTTCGAGACGTCAGCCCTGTCCACGACGACCCCACCGTCATCGACCATGAGCTTGAAGTTCCCGCTGCAGCGAACCAGTGAGACATCCCCATCGGCGGCTCGAATCTGAAGCTCGTCCGAGCTACATTCCCGAATGTCGACGTCGCCGTCATCGACCCGGATCTCGAGCGCGCCTTCGAAACCGTCTATCTCGATGTCGCCGTCTTCGGCTTCGAGCCGCGTGGTCTTCGCCCGGACGTCGGCAAGGGTCAGATCGCCATCGTCGAGAACGCAGTCGATATTCCCTCGCCAACCTTCGATATCGACGTCACCGTCATCGCCGCTGGTGTCCAGAACCACCCAGTCAGGGGCCTGAATCGTGTACACGTAGTCTCGTTCCCGGTTCAAGAAGAAACCGATTCCCATGCTGCCTATCTCGCGGCCCTGAACGAGAATCGTCTCGCCCTTGCGCTCGAAGTCGACTTCAAAATCAGGTTCTGTGGCCAGGCCGAGACCTCGGAACTCCGCCTTGTAACGCACCTGGACGTCAATGACGTCTCGATCCCACGGCCGCAGAGAAACGTCGCCGTCCCCATGGATCAATTCCAGGCGCGCCCCGGGCGCGATCGCGAAGCTCTCGTGAAACTCACGCTCCAGGACCTCGCCACGAGCCGTTCCCGGCATCAGAGACAGACTCAGGCTCAGGCCGAGAGTCATCGCTAGCGCTCTTTGTGTCATTGCTTTCCTCCCATACTCCCCTACGCCTTCAGACCGAGCAAAGTTCCGTCGCCTGGCGGCTAGGCCCGGAAGACGAGGCTGCAGCAGGTGACCCCCGCCTCCGCCTTGATCAACTCCGAGACGTCGACCGCGCGCACCTCGATTTCCACTCGCCCGAGCCGAGCCAGGGTCCGCGGATACTGTCGGGGTAGAAGCGCTCGGTCTCCCACAAGAAGCGCGTTCGCAGCCGCCGGTTCGTCCGGATCAATCGAGATAACTTCCAAGCGATCGAAGACCGCAGCGTCCACCCAATCGGGGTTGATGAGCAAGGTCCCTGGAGCCACTCGCGTCACCGCGGACTTCAGATGCAGGCACCCGGAGAACTCGACCGTGGTCACCGAGTACTCACCCGGCTCCAACAGCCGGCGCAGCTGATCGATCCCGGCCGTATTGGTGCGCTTCGACAAGCCGACGTAGAGGTGTTTCCCCACCTGAAGGACATCGCCTCCGTCCAGCACTCCGGGTGCTCCAATCTGCGCCAGCCGCCGGTGCTTCTCGAGCGCATCGGCGATCGAAGGCCTTTCCCCCCTCCGCGACGGTGCCCCCGGCCGGGTGATCACGGCCATCTCGTCCAAGACCACGGCGACGTCTTCGACGAACACCGAATCCGGGAGATCCGGCTGAGCCGGCAGTCTCTCGATCACACAGCCGAGCTCTTCCAGGCACCGCTCGTATTCCCGATGCTGCTCTCGCGCGCGCCCGACGTCGATCGGCCGCCGTTCGACGTGGGTCAGCTCACAGCGGTCGAAGGCGGGGCTGACCTCTCGGGTCAAAGCAACCAACATCCAGCTTTTCTTGCCTTGCTAATTCAGTCTATTGGTCGAACTTCGCTACCGGGTGGTGCCCGTTGGGCGCTGCCAGGATCCTTAACCGAATCCTCTTCGCCCAACCCGGCCAGCACCTCGATGACGATACCGTCCGAAAGGCCCGTCTCTACTCGCCGAACCTCGAAATCCTGACCGCCGTTCTCGACCTCGACGAAGGTGCCATCGTCATCGAACTGCAGCCAGCTTTCCTGAATCGCCAGCACCTCATCCCGCTTGTCGAGGACGATGTCGGCATTCGCGCTGTAGTTCGCGCGCACGAAGACGTCCGCTTTCAGATCCATGGCGGCACGGATCTCGAATTGGATCGCGCCGTCCTCCTCGACCCCCTTGGGCGCGATGTACTCGAGAGTTGCTCGGAACTGCTCCTTTTCGACGGCACCGACCGTCAGCTGAAGCTCCATGCCCTCGCGCAGATTGCCGACCTCGCTCTCATCGACCTTGCCTTCGAAGATCATCTCGGTCATATCCGCAACCGTCGCGATCGTGGTGCCGTCGTTGAAGGTATTGGCCTCGATGACCGAGTCGCCCTCCTCCACCTCGGCCTCGAGCACCATACCCGCCGCGGTCGCTCTGACCAGAGTATTGCCAGCATAGGCGGACTTCTTACGCGCGCCCTCGCGGATCACCGCCAGGTTGTCTTCCGCGGCCGCCACCTCTTCCTTGGCATTCTTGAGCTCGATCTCCCACACCTTGTAGGTCGCCTCGGAGACGACGCCTTCCTGGAAGAGCTGGCGGTTTCGCTTGTACTCGGTCTCGGCGTTCTCCAGGCTGATCCTCGAGCGATTCAAGCGACTCTCCGCGCCGGACAGACTGACCATGTTTGGGATGATCGTGACCTTGGCGATCAAGTCACCCTCTTTGACGATGTTGCCGGGCTCGACGTAGATCTGGTCGACGATCCCGGAGACTTGGGGCTTGATCTCGATCTCCTTGCGCGGCACGACCGACCCCGTGGCCACGGTCTTCTTGACGATCGAAGCCACGAACGGCTGGTTGGTCTCGTAGGCCACCGGCTCTTCCTGAGATTTCGCCCACAGAAAATAGAGCGTGCCCGCGAAGCTCGCGAGCAGAACGACGCCAAGGAGAGAGAGCAGAACTTTCTTGATCATGGGGATTCCTCTGTTCAAACGGCGTGAAGTGCCTCGACCGGACTGATGGAGAGCGCGCGCCGAGCCGGAATCATGCCAGCCAAAAAACCGGCAACGACGAGGACCAACAGCGCAAAAGTGGCGTTGCCGAAGCTCACGCCCGGGTTCTGGAACATCTGGGCGTTCATGCCCGCGGTCTCGAGACCGACTCTGACGCCTTCCACCAGGCCGACTCCGCCGAGGAGCCCCAGATAGCCGGCGAGCCCGGTCAGCACGATCGACTCGAGGAGGATCTGCCCCACAATGCCCACCGGTGTGGCGCCGATCGCCCGTCGCAGGCCGATCTCCTTGGTCCGCTCCTTGACCACAATCAGCATGATGTTCGAAACACCAATGACCCCGGCGGCGAGGGTTCCAACGCCGACAATCCAGATCAGCATCCGAATCCCGCCGAAGAGCCCTTGGACCTTGCGGAACTCCTCCTCGGTATTCCAGCTGCCCAGCGCACGCGTATCGTCGGGATGCACCCGGTGACGCCGCTTGAGCAAGGCCAGGACCTTCTCCTCCACCTCGGCCGCCGAGTGCTCAGGTTGCGAGGTGATCGCGTACCAGCCGAGCTCATCTCCATAGTTGAAGGCGCGCTGGAACGTCGTGAACGGGGCATAGATAGTCTCCGCGTCTCGAATAGCTTGTTCACCCCGCGATCTCGGACCGAACACGCCGACGACCTTGAAGTAGACGCCGTTGATCTTGACGTGGTCGCCGATAGGATCTTCGCCGTCCTCGAAGAGCACCTCGCGCACTCGCTCCCCGATCACGGCGACCTTTCGGCTCTCTGCCAAATCGTGATCGTTCAGAAAGCGGCCCTGGAGGACCTTGATCGGCTGAATGTCGACGATCTCGGGGTAGTCCCCCATGACGTTGAAGGCTCCGGCCTTGACTCCGCGAGTGACGTTGTTGCCACCTCGAAATCCACCCAGCTGATTGCGAGGGGCGATGACCGCGGCCTCGGGGATCTCACGTCGAATTGCCTCGGTGTCCTGGTTGGAGAGCTCGAACCTGCGCCCTGCCGGAAGCCCCCGGAAGGGCTTGCTGGTGCGCTGGGTCCAAACGTAGAAGCTGTTGGTGGCGCTGCCGGTGAAGTCGCCGTTGACCCCGTTCTCGAGACCGCGGCCGGACCCCAACAACAGCATGAGCATGAAGATGCCCCAGAAGACTCCGAACATGGTGAGGGCCGTGCGCAGCCTGTTCTTTGCCAGGGAGGAGTAGATTTCTTGCCAATTGTCCAGGTCAAACATCGCCCAAAACCCTCTCCAGAAGCGCTGGCCGAGCAGCGAGGTCGAACAGTCGGTCGACTCGCCTACTCATCCTTGAGCGCCTCCACCGGTTGAACTCTCGCCGCGCGGTACGCCGGAACAGACCCCGCCAGCGTACCGGCCAGCACCAGAAGCGCGGTCGCCGCCAAGGCCAGACGCAAATCGATCCCGGGATTGACGAAGAATTCCGAATCGGGCAGAAAGGCCGCTCCCAGCTCCAACAGCACGACCCCCAGGACCAGTCCGACGTAGCCCGCAACGGCCGTGATGAAAACCGACTCCTGCAGAATCAAGCCCAGAATCGAGCCCGGTGTCGCTCCCAGCGCCTTGCGCACACCGATCTCCTGCGTCCGCTCCTTCACCACGATTATCATGATGTTGGAAACACCCACGACGCCGGCAAGGATGGTCCCGATGCCGATGATCCAGACGAAGATCCTGATGCCCGACATCAGGTTGACAAAGCGCTCG containing:
- a CDS encoding GNAT family N-acetyltransferase, yielding MSDLRQPRLTTERLVLVAGDGECGRAELVDRKRLADLIGARVPPEWPPPLNDEASMTWFTEHAEANPDAIGWGMWYFLRRDSDGELVAVGNGGFKGRPDPDGSVEIGYSVLEAHQRQGYASEAVRALVGWAFGHSQVKRVLAHTLPDSQRSIRVLEKCGFVLLGVGAEEGTVLFELGAPGSVE
- a CDS encoding glutaredoxin family protein; amino-acid sequence: MPDPAFELLTRERCHLCDQMKAVLDEVLPALGLSYELIDVDRDRVLSDRFGDTVPVLMREGKPVAKVRLDRRQLLRIVRRRRS
- a CDS encoding DUF4097 domain-containing protein, translated to MTQRALAMTLGLSLSLSLMPGTARGEVLEREFHESFAIAPGARLELIHGDGDVSLRPWDRDVIDVQVRYKAEFRGLGLATEPDFEVDFERKGETILVQGREIGSMGIGFFLNRERDYVYTIQAPDWVVLDTSGDDGDVDIEGWRGNIDCVLDDGDLTLADVRAKTTRLEAEDGDIEIDGFEGALEIRVDDGDVDIRECSSDELQIRAADGDVSLVRCSGNFKLMVDDGGVVVDRADVSKLEIRSSDGDVDVALLSATDLDLEIEVEDGDVTLELGPEISATYTIETDDGSIRLSRGDAARSERADRVTGKIGDGAGRIRITTTDGNVILR
- a CDS encoding dimethylargininase gives rise to the protein MLVALTREVSPAFDRCELTHVERRPIDVGRAREQHREYERCLEELGCVIERLPAQPDLPDSVFVEDVAVVLDEMAVITRPGAPSRRGERPSIADALEKHRRLAQIGAPGVLDGGDVLQVGKHLYVGLSKRTNTAGIDQLRRLLEPGEYSVTTVEFSGCLHLKSAVTRVAPGTLLINPDWVDAAVFDRLEVISIDPDEPAAANALLVGDRALLPRQYPRTLARLGRVEIEVRAVDVSELIKAEAGVTCCSLVFRA
- a CDS encoding efflux RND transporter periplasmic adaptor subunit, with translation MKKVLLSLLGVVLLASFAGTLYFLWAKSQEEPVAYETNQPFVASIVKKTVATGSVVPRKEIEIKPQVSGIVDQIYVEPGNIVKEGDLIAKVTIIPNMVSLSGAESRLNRSRISLENAETEYKRNRQLFQEGVVSEATYKVWEIELKNAKEEVAAAEDNLAVIREGARKKSAYAGNTLVRATAAGMVLEAEVEEGDSVIEANTFNDGTTIATVADMTEMIFEGKVDESEVGNLREGMELQLTVGAVEKEQFRATLEYIAPKGVEEDGAIQFEIRAAMDLKADVFVRANYSANADIVLDKRDEVLAIQESWLQFDDDGTFVEVENGGQDFEVRRVETGLSDGIVIEVLAGLGEEDSVKDPGSAQRAPPGSEVRPID
- a CDS encoding ABC transporter permease yields the protein MFDLDNWQEIYSSLAKNRLRTALTMFGVFWGIFMLMLLLGSGRGLENGVNGDFTGSATNSFYVWTQRTSKPFRGLPAGRRFELSNQDTEAIRREIPEAAVIAPRNQLGGFRGGNNVTRGVKAGAFNVMGDYPEIVDIQPIKVLQGRFLNDHDLAESRKVAVIGERVREVLFEDGEDPIGDHVKINGVYFKVVGVFGPRSRGEQAIRDAETIYAPFTTFQRAFNYGDELGWYAITSQPEHSAAEVEEKVLALLKRRHRVHPDDTRALGSWNTEEEFRKVQGLFGGIRMLIWIVGVGTLAAGVIGVSNIMLIVVKERTKEIGLRRAIGATPVGIVGQILLESIVLTGLAGYLGLLGGVGLVEGVRVGLETAGMNAQMFQNPGVSFGNATFALLVLVVAGFLAGMIPARRALSISPVEALHAV